The Saimiri boliviensis isolate mSaiBol1 chromosome 10, mSaiBol1.pri, whole genome shotgun sequence genomic sequence AGTCTAGTTCTTTAAacaatgtttaaagaaaacattgtttcaatgttttctttaaagacaaaTATGGCTTTGAAACAGATCAAGTGAAGAACAAAGCACTTTAGAGTCtaacttaatttttaagtatttaatgtttaaaatagtaaaatattctgTCTCATAAGTTAGTTGATAAGAATTTTGGGTTTCTAAAATCCCTTTTGCCATAGAAACAACagtgattttataaataatatagaatacattttcaatatgtttagttctatataccaataaaatTATCTATTATGTTTCACGTATTTATTCAGGAATCAAAGTATCTGTGATAAGAAAATAATCTCagagaatcatataatatttatacataaatcaTACTCTACCACCTCCACCAAACCTTCAAATACAAACACTTCTTAGCTATCATTCTCCTTACTAGTTCATACTCCTGAGACTTCAGAGATTGTCATTTACTTACCTTCTGCAATCTCTCTGAACTTTGCTTCAGCATCAGGGCTTTTATTCTTGTCAGGGTGGTACTTCATGGCTAACTTGTGAAAGGCCTTCTTGATTTGGCGCTCTGATGCCGATTTTGGCACACCTAAGATATCATAGTAGCTTTTTGAGGCCAGAATTAGTTCTGTtatcattaaaatgcaaattgcaAAGATGAAAACTGACTGGGGAGTAGCCATTTCTAatattctaaaacagaaaagaaaaaaaaaaatgttatggaTGGGGctaatcttaaaaattttttcttttaaaagaaatccaACACAAGGTAAACCTAATGCAGTATCAAAATGTTAAGCATGCAATATCTTGTACCTGTTCACGTTATTTCACTTACAGATTTTTTAACTCCCAAATTGGCTTAACCTTATTGAGAACAGTAAGAATTATTGGCTTTGTCGGTCCACTAATACTCTGGCCATACACAGAggatatagaaaatttaaaataactgatttttaacCAGTTCATATGGAAGATTCATCATACCAAGcattgtaagaaagaaaaaaaaagaaaaccaattaatATAAGATCCCAACCTTCCTTTAAAGAATTCATATCCTGAGAATAATAATATGTTTaacctcagagaaaaaaaaaaaaaaaagaaacacataaaaaaagGTTGAGCACCAAGTTAAATAGTCGAGTATATCTAAATTAGCACTAATCTCTCTCTAAAAATTCAGCTTTCATTTCAGCAGGTGAGCCAAGGACTGCAAATAGAGTTAATAACGCAATACTAACACTGACAATACAATAGAATATTGTCTTTTTCCCAAATGTTAACATCCCAAATGTTTAACCAGGAAGCATGGCCAAATATTGTTTAAAACTCATGATGAACAGAATTTGAGATTTCTGCTAAAGCTGCCAGAAAAATGAACTTTGATAGTCTGCACTGTGGTTAAGGCAGAGTCTTACTTTCAAGTTTCTCAGTAGTTAAAATGTTTCTCTTACCTATAAACCATTCAAAAAATGTTAACTTGGAATTATTGACAACATGTATTTAATGACTTAAGATTCAAAACCAAAGGTTTCCATTCGTTTTTTGAATGCGGAACCACCAGAGTCCTTAGTAACCTATGATGCCATAACAAAGCTGACGAAAAACACTACGGTTTGTGGAAATCgcctgccttcctctccagtGGCCTTTCCTCAGAGTAATCAGCAGGCAGGTGGATTGCTAATTTCCAGAGTTACTCGTAGTCACGGGTACCAAGGATCAAGAACCACCTCTTGGTTTAAATAACACAGAGTGTGTCCCATGGACGCTGCGTCGACTGCAGGTTGCTCCCTAGTCAAAGCGTGGATCTAAAACTGACAGGGAGGCGCCTCACTGGCTCCGTGGATGTTATTCCACGGTCTCCGGGCGGACATCTGATGATGTTTTTAAAGCagtctagcttttttttttttttttgagacggagttttgctcttgttacccaggctggagtgcaatggcgcgatctcggctcaccgcaacctccgcctcctgggttcaggcaattcccctgcctcagcctcctgagtagctgggattacaggcacgcgccaccatgcccagctaattttttgtatttttagtagagacggggtttcaccatgttgaccaggacggtctcgatctctcgacctcgtgatccacccgcctcggcctcccaaagtgctgggattacaggcttgagccaccgcgcccggctagcttTCTTACTGTACAGACTTCTCATCCCCAAGACGGCCCCGCCAGCCAGCAGCCTGTGCCTTGTCCCCCGGCCTCGGTGGCCAGCTAGGCTGGACCGTCCAGCCTTCACCTACGGGCGACTAGCAGCCTCCCCGCCCGCCCAGGCCCCGCCACAGAGGCTGCCCGCGGCCAGGGCTCCAGGCCGGCGCCCGCGAAAGCCAGCGGCACAACTCAAAACACGATCCTGTGATGCGACTCTCTCCGTTCCCCAACTCTCCCGGCCAAAAACCATGCGGCCCGTTCGTCCCTGCGGCGACCGCGGCGGACGCCGAAGCCAGGTCAGCTCACAAAGACAGGCCTGGGCTCGGGGGACGCTCCGAACGCCCCTCCCCACGACCCCGGCCTGGTCCCTCACCTGCACCCTCGGGCTACTGCTGCTCCTCCACAGAGCTGAGGCGTTGGCGACCCTGAAGATTGGCTCCGGTCGGCTGGCTAGAGCCCTGATCTTGGTCGTACACCGACCTAGCGCTCCTCCTTGGCCGCCGGCGCCCAGTCTCCTCTCAGCCAGTTCCTCACTTGCCGGAGGCTGCCGCTGGCGCCACCATCTCAGAAGACCAACACGAAACGCTTCCCCATTGGCTTACGCCTGCCCACGTGACCCCGGCGCTCTACGCGCACGTGGAAAACTGTTATTGCCGCTAAGTCGAGACGCCACTTCCGGCTCCAACCCCGAAAAGGCGGCGCTTAAACCCGCGGAGGCGGAAGTGAGTCGACAAACAAGGCGGCTCTCCCGGCTCATGCCAGCGCAGGCGCATTGGCTCGAGAGGCCTGGATCTGCGGCGCAGCCTCAGTGAGGAGGGACGCCCTGTACCTGTCGCCTGCCCGGGTCTCCCGGGGCCTCACCCGAGTGATGCCGCGCTATTGCGCAGCGATTTGTTGTAAGAACCGCCGGGGACGAAACAATAAAGACCGGAAGCTGAGTTTTTACCCGTAAGTTGTCTCTGAAGCAGAAGCGTCAGCCTCCCTGTGGTGTCCCGGTCCGGTGGCCTTTGGGCTTGGGTATCTCCTATCCGCTCTGCATGCGAGTCCTCAGCTCCACGTAGGTGTCCCGTCGCCCGCGGGAAGACCGTGGAAAGGCTGTCAGTTTACCTACCAATGCCCTTCCTGCCCGAGGACTGCGGGCTGGAGAGACCCAGGGTCCTGTGTGCGTTTTAATAGAACAGTTAGAACTGTCAAGTTTGCGCGGACTTCTGTGGTTTTCACAGTCTTTTCCCCACCTCACGTGATCTCATCTCATTGAGCAACATTAACCACCATTTAAGATACGTGAAACCTGCGAAGTGGAAAGGTGCACACAAAGTTGATTTACACCCTTTGCGAGGCAGGTGCATAGGCACAAGTTCATCCCACTTTTCTcctgaggaaactgagtcccaaaATGATTAGGTGACCGGCTTGGAAAGCTTTGTGTCAGAGCCAGAATTAAAAGCTAGTCTTCTGCTTAGGGCTATATATACTCTGCAGAGAACAGGGCACTATTCTGTTACTCTGAATTACTAGAGCCAGGAAACATTTCCATGAAACTATGGAAGCACtgatttttattcagaaatacAGGAAAGCAGTGTATAATAATTAGGGGTCCAGGCTTCAGTGCTAGATCCTGGTTCCACTGCTTTGTAGCAGAATGACCTCTTGCACATTATTTAGGCTTTGGGTGCCTCACATATCTATAAAGTGAACATATTAATAGTACTTACATaattaatatatgaaaagcaacttatttaaaatattgcatttccatcttttcttgtatttaaaaacaatttatttcgATCTAACCTGGTTCAGATTTCAGCAGTTGTTTCGTGCCCATTTTACTTTAAATCTGAAGGACTTATTCACTAATGATTCAGCTGCTTTCCAGTATTTTAATTAATGGACAAAGAACTGATAACCCCGCctgctgcggtggctcacgcctgttatcccagcactttgggaggcctaggtgggcagaaaacttgaggttgggagttcaagaccagcctgaccaacatggagtaaacctgtctctactgaaagcacaaaatcagctgggcgtggtggcacatgccagtaatctcagctattccagaggctgaggcaggaaaatcgcttgaacccgggaggcagaggttgcagtgaggagagatcccactgttgcactccagcatgggcaatgagagtgaaactccgtctcaaaaacaaactgaCAACCCCAAGTAATTTACACTCCATGGCAATATTTTCAGGACTGTCTCCCTTGAAGCCCAGCCTCAAGATGCAAAGAGATGttttagggaggaaaaaaatctaatccaCTTTCAGTTTATTGGGAAATGCTACTGTATTAATGGCTCTATCTCTGAGAATGTTTGTAGCAAAAAATCTTGTTGAACCCGTTATTTCCCAGACTTATTTGGCCTTTGATATTGGAGATGTGGTATAATTCCACACTAACATTTTTAACTAACCTTTGCGGAACTTACAGTAACtttttaggaaggaaaaaaatggaagtgaATCATAAAGATTCCTTTCACTGAAAACTGAATTTAGTAAAAGTGGGATTCTTTctagtgtgtgttttttttaaattttgtgtataatccataaaataaaaattgaattggTTTTATTCTCCAGTAGCGCCAAACTTGAATTGAATTTGCTCATGTTAACACTACAGCAAACTGTAGTTTAAATGTATATGAATTTAGGAATTCAGTTAATATAGTGTCCAGTTTGTACTGTGATTATCATATGCTGTTTTGGGAATTACATAAgacaatgaaacaaaattatcAGTCAAATGAATTGAACCAATATGAAGATGTAATTTATTCAGGAAACATGATCAAGAAGATTTCTCAGATACTTATCTGTTGAGGAAACAATACAGTTCAGTTACCAATAAGGATAttcacaaagtattttttaatgatttgatAACAGCATataggtacaataaaaataacttgcAAACAGCATCCATATACATGAATTTACAGTAAAAAACATTACTGTAAAAGGCCTATTCTCATTTCAGTTTTAACAAAAGATAGGAATTTACCAGTGGCCAGAAGAAGTCAGGTCctctaaaagaaaatctgtttgcCTTTAACTTCGTTTCCTGGTTAGGCTTGTCATACTTACAACCTAATATTtgtaaagttaaaatatttttaaaacttgtattaaTACTGTTTCTATGGTTAGAATTTCCAAAGGTagtttatctgatttttttccatataaGGATATTAGGATTAAAAGTTATGTCTTACAGAGTACCCAGACTCTCCATGGCATCTTAAGTTACCAGAAtttatgggggaaaaaatgatGCTACTACAAAACATAAGCTAAATGGTTGGGATTGGGGGAGGGAATATGTAACAGCTACATTTCATATGAGAAACCTtatattgttactgttttttttaaacaggaaattATGTGATATGTGTCTTGAACTGTGTTCTTGGAAAATTATGTAATGGAATCTAAACCATTTTCAAATGTTGTGTTGTATACTTTGACccaaacctttttattttgataagaaaaattttctattaaattctGCCATTAGTCCAGTTTTGCCTATAAAACACAGAGTAATACTAGGACCAACTGTAAATCCAGGTTATTGTCAGGTACAGGAATAAAATGTATACAGAGCTGTCTTGCCatttatatttgatttgtttcatataaaatatatgagacTATCCCTTTTAACATGTTTCGTTCTTTTCTTGTATCAGAGTTTCTCTTTCAGAACTTGAAGTTTGGAGTTTCCACTTCATTGGTTATAGAATTGTAGTACTATTAGACTAAATTACATATAGAGAGAATTGAAGCTGATGCTAGTAAAGAGACCAGAATATTTTCAGTACTCTTTCAGCTAAATGATTTGTTTGAAGTAACAtctactggccaggcacggtggctcaagcctgtaatcccagcattttgggaggctgaggcgggtggatcacgaggttgagagatcgagaccatcctggtcaacatggtgaaaccccgtctctactaaaaatacaaaaaactagctgggcatggtggcgcgtgcctgtaatcccagctattcaggaggctgaggcagtagaattgcctgagcccaggaggcggaggttgcggtgagctgagaccgcaccattgcactccagcctgggtaacaagagcgaaactctgtctcaaaaaaaaaaaaaaaaaaaaaaaagaaaagaaataatatctacttagtttttaaatattaacataaataagATCATAAAACTTAATACTGCCTTGAATTATAGACAAACTATTTGACTTGTGGTATTATGAAATACATTTGCATAggtatttataatttatacaaaGCTGTTTTCTAGTTCTAGGCAAACTGTACAATATAAAAATGGAGCATAAtccatacaaaatacaaatagattTTATCCTTTATAGGAACACATATATTTTACTTGAAGGGACTCTGAGATGTGTTCAGCTCTTATCAGATGAGAGCCTTGGCTACATGTCTTACACCTTAGTCCTCTTACTGCAGAGATGATATGGTAATAGTTATCATGAAGATGCCCTTATTTGGTAGGGGTGGTTGCCTTGCTATTGTAGTACTTACTTGATGCATAGGTTACTCAGATATATGGGGTTGGCATTTGgcaaaattgtaaaaatatagcaaagttttccatttttttcttttttttaattccagattTCCTCTACATGACAAAGAAAGACTGGAAAAGTGGTTAAAGAATATGAAGCGAGATTCATGGGTTCCCAGTAAATACCAGTTTCTATGTAGTGACCATTTTACTCCTGACTCTCTTGACATCAGATGGGGTATCCGATATTTAAAACAAACTGCAATTCCAACAATATTTTCTTTGCCTGAAGACAATCAGGTATTGGAGTAGGGGAGACGGGTAATGCTGAGCAGAGCAGCAGATTGCAGGGTGGCAGGTGATCAGTTGGGAGAGTAAGAGGGAACTATAACTTGGGAAAACATACGTGGAAAAAAGAGAGCAGTAATTTGTGCTTTTActaaagtaataattttttaaaatttaaactcatGAAGCACAGCTTAAGAGAAGCAAGAGATATACATTACTAAGTTATTAATATAAGttcatgagttttattttttatattgtttcattttggtttttgagacggagtcttgctctgtcatctgggctggaatgcaatggtgtgatctcagcttactgcaacctccacctctcgggttcaagtgattctcttgcctcagcctcctgagtagctggggttacaggcggctaccaccatgcctggctaatttttatattgttagtagagatggggcttcaccatgttggccagactggtctcgaactcctgacttcaggtgatctgcccaccttggcctcccaatatacTTGTCTTTTGAATGATCTTAAATGTTTCTGCTGTATATTGAATGGGgttaatgctttttaaagaacACTTTAAGGTATATGTACTTAGAACATCTTTTTTGTCTAAATAAATTGGCTTGGCCAGTATACTGCTCAAAGTTATAATTAAATAGTCAGCACTAACAGAATAAACCTATGAAGATCATCCTTTTCagaacatgaaaatattattttctagggAAAAgatccttctaaaaaaaaatcccagaagaaaaaatTGGAAGATGAGAAAGAAGTATGCCTAAAAGACAAGTCAGAAGAATCATTTGTATTaaatgagacaaagaaaaatacagttaacACAAATGTGCCCCCTGAACATGCAGAATTACTTCATTCATCTTCCTTGGTAAAGCCACCAGCTCCCAAAACAGGAAGTATACAAAATAACATGTTAACTCTTAATGTAGTTAAACAACATACTGGGAAACCAGAATCTACCTTGGAAACATCAGTTAACCAAGATACAGGTATAGGTGATTTTCACACATGTTTTGAGAATCTAAACTCTACAACTATTACTCTAACAACTTCAAATTCAGAAGGTATTTATCAGTCTTTGGAAACGCAAGAAGTTCTTGAAGTAACTACCAATCATCTTGCTAATCCAAACTTTACAAGTAATTCCATGGAAATTAAGTCAGCACAGGAAAATCCATTCTTATTCAGCACAATTAATCAAACAGTTGAAGATTTAAACACAAATAAAGAATCTGTTATTGCCATTTTTGTACCTGCAGAAAATTCTAAACCTTCAGTTAATTCTTTTATATCTGCCCCAAAAGAAACCATGGAAATAGAAGACATGAACATTGAAGACTCCTTATATAAGGATGTAGACTATGGAACAGAAGTTTTACAAATTGAACATTCTTACTGCAGACAAGATATAAATAAGGAACATCTTTGGCAAAAAGTCTCTAAGCTACATTCAAAGATAACTCTTCTAGAGTTGAAAGAGCAACAAACTCTAGGTAGATTGAAGTCTTTGGAAGCTCTTATAAGGCAGCTAAAGCAGGAAAACTGGGTATCTGAAGAAAATGTCAAGATTATAGAAAATCATTTTACAACATATGAAGTCACTATGTTATAGAATAAAGAGGTTTTACAGGTGTGATTGTTAAATAAGCTTTTTTCAGCCAAACTACATCTAAAGTGAACTTTTTCCTATGTAAAGTTCTCATCTTAATGAACCTATGAGAGTGCTGTAAAGTTATAAACTGTATCCTATTCTTGTAATGCTCATTTAAGAAAAACCAGAGAGGAGCTGGAGAGAAAAATGGTTTCTTTACttgataatttttcaaattaaaatttagcaCATACATAGTAGGATCCAGTTATAACATGAGAAAACAAGCAAGTGGCCAAACAACACAGACTAGAAGTCAGGTTCAGGAATGAGACCTGGTTCTACCACTGGCATATGATTTGGGCAAGTTATCATGATTGAGCCTCTGTCCCCAATTCATAAAATAAGCACATACTAGATTTCTATTTGTCTGGTTCTTTATAGTTCCTTCCCTTTTTATTAAGATACTTCTattaaaacagattttctgtAAGATAATATAGACTTAATACTAGAAGTTGGCTAGAATTTGATATTAACTatgtattcaatatttattgaattctgtAGTATTTGACCTTTtggttatatgtatatattccaattatatatatatgtaataggaaggtaaactttttttttttttttttttttgagacggagtttcactcttgttacccaggctggagtgcagtggcgcgatctcagctcaccgcaacctccgcctcctgggttcaggcaattctcctgcctcagcctcctgagtagctgggattacaggcacgcaccaccacgcccagctaattttttgtatttttagtagagacggggtttcaccatgttgaccaggttggtcttgatctctcgacctcgtgaaccacccgcctcggcctcccaaagtgctgggattacaggcttgagccaccgcgcccggctactttttttttttgagacagtcgttctgtcacccaggctggagtacagtggcatgatctcagctcactgcagcctccgcgtcccaggttcaaatgattctccttccttagcctctcgagtagctgggattacaggtgcataccaccacatctggctaatttttgtatttttagtggaaatgaggtttcaccatgttggccaggctggtctcaaactcctgacctccagtgatccactcgcctcaacctcccaaagtgctgggattataggcatgaatcaccatgccaggccaagaTAGaccttttctaattttattccagttGAACTAAACTAAGAAACCACCCATCAGCCGAGTTCTTAGAAGAGGAACCTGAAAGGATATGTATTTTCGTAACTTATGTGTGGCTAACCATCAAATACATAGTCATTTATGCTTCTAAACATCCT encodes the following:
- the THAP5 gene encoding THAP domain-containing protein 5, with product MPRYCAAICCKNRRGRNNKDRKLSFYPFPLHDKERLEKWLKNMKRDSWVPSKYQFLCSDHFTPDSLDIRWGIRYLKQTAIPTIFSLPEDNQGKDPSKKKSQKKKLEDEKEVCLKDKSEESFVLNETKKNTVNTNVPPEHAELLHSSSLVKPPAPKTGSIQNNMLTLNVVKQHTGKPESTLETSVNQDTGIGDFHTCFENLNSTTITLTTSNSEGIYQSLETQEVLEVTTNHLANPNFTSNSMEIKSAQENPFLFSTINQTVEDLNTNKESVIAIFVPAENSKPSVNSFISAPKETMEIEDMNIEDSLYKDVDYGTEVLQIEHSYCRQDINKEHLWQKVSKLHSKITLLELKEQQTLGRLKSLEALIRQLKQENWVSEENVKIIENHFTTYEVTML